The proteins below are encoded in one region of Triticum aestivum cultivar Chinese Spring chromosome 1B, IWGSC CS RefSeq v2.1, whole genome shotgun sequence:
- the LOC123111024 gene encoding RNA-binding protein Y14A — protein MAAAAMNTDVEAVDFDSDDDDLMDEEGAIEPSPAPAPRLRSTIAGGGGGDDDAPRKTKGRGFREDPNSSSAHRDSRLAGAGRSGFDALASDGGPGPVRSIEGWIVLVTGVHEEAQEEDLHNIFGDYGQVKNLHLNLDRRTGFVKGYALIEYENFEQAKRAIRESDGTELLSQIISVDWAFSSGPVKQRNTRKRSPRPNRSRSPPRRRYP, from the exons atggcggcggcggcgatgaacacggacgtggaggcagtcgacttcgactccgacgacgacgatcTCATGGACGAGGAGGGTGCCATCGAACCCTCGCCCGCCCCCGCTCCCCGCCTCCGATCTACCATcgcagggggcggcggcggcgacgacgatgcCCCGCGTAAGACCAAGGGGCGCGGCTTCCGCGAGGACCCTAACTCCTCGTCCGCGCACCGCGACTCGCGGTTAGCTGGCGCGGGCCGCTCTGGCTTCGACGCCCTCGCCTCCGATGGCGGCCCTGGACCCGTGCGCT CCATTGAAGGGTGGATTGTACTGGTTACTGGAGTTCATGAAGAAGCTCAGGAGGAGGACCTCCATAATATTTTCGGGGATTATGGGCAGGTCAAGAACTTGCATTTGAATTTGGATCGCCGGACTGGATTTGTGAAG GGATATGCTCTAATTGAGTATGAGAACTTTGAGCAAGCCAAGCGTGCAATAAGAGAATCAGACGGAACTGAGCTTCTTTCGCAGATAATAAGTGTTGACTGGGCATTTAGTAGTGGCCCTGTCAAACAGAGAAATACTCGGAAGAG